ATCCACGTGGTGATTGGATGGATGTATCGTATCACGGGCCCAAAGCGCCATCAGAGCGGCCAAATCTGAACTACGTAATCGTGCACCCCAGAACCAACGAAGAAATACGGCCAAGAGAAAAATCCTGGGCATATGAAGAGAGCGTCTTTAGGAAGCATGTATCTGAGGGAAGACTGTATTGGGGGAAGGATTTCACCTATAGGGAGCCAAGGCTGAAGAAATTCCTCTCTGAGATGAGTGGAGGGATTGTGCCTAGGACCCTGCTTGGAAATAAGGCCGTGGGGGGCACTTCAAACGGGCGGAACGATTTGAGGACTATCTTTCAGGACAATAGCGGCGCGATTTTTGACAACCCTAAACCGGCCTCTTTGCTGAGGCATCTACTCGCCGTTGGAAGCTGTCCTGATGGTATCATCCTCGACTTCTTCGCCGGAGCATGCACGACCGCGCACGCGGTCCTCGAGCTACCCCAGGAACCCGGTGGGAACCGCAAGTTCATAATGGTGCAGTTGCCTGAGCCGTGTGACGAGGGTTCAGAGGCATTCAAAGCTGGTTACGGAACCATTGCGGATATCGGGAAGGAGCGCATCCGCCGCGTGATCAAGAGAATCGAATCGGAGCGGGCGGAGAGAGCAGACAACTCGACCGGGGACTTGCCTGGCATGGCCGAGGAGAGGGCCGACCTTGACCTCGGCTTCAAGGTCTTCAAGCTCGACGCAAGCAACATCAGGCCGTGGGACGCCGACTTCGACAACTTGGAGCCAGCCCTGTTCGACGCGATCGAGAACATCAAACCGGATCGGACGGAGGCGGACGTGCTCTACGAGCTCCTGCTCAAGTATGGCCTTGACCTGGCCGTCCCGATTGAGAGGCGCGAGATTGCGGGAAAGACGGTTCATATCATCGGCGCTGGGGCGCTCATCGTCTGCCTGGCAAAGGACATCACCTTGGACGTCGTGGAGGGCATTGCCGCGCTGAAAGAGGAATTGAAGCCGGAGATAATGCGAGTGGTCTTCAAGGATTCCGGCTTCAAGGACGACGTGGTCAAGACCAACGCTATGCAGATTCTGCATCAGGCGGGCGTCGAAGACGTGAAGTCGCTATAGGAGAGAGTGTGGATCAATTTCGTGGCGCCACGAAAT
The sequence above is drawn from the bacterium genome and encodes:
- a CDS encoding site-specific DNA-methyltransferase, coding for MEKLDRKTGGSTPDIVEKNIEKLRELFPEVFTEGRIDFETLRETLGDHIDGRDERYSFTWSGKARARRLAQTPSTGTLRPCPEESVNWDTTQNLFIEGDNLEVLKLLQKSYHKKVKMIYIDPPYNTGNDFIYPDDFRDGIKNYMELTGQTDGEGRRLSTNAETSGRYHTDWLNMMYPRLRLARNLLRVDGVIFISIDDNESANLRKLCDEVFGEENFAADFVWEKKYTTSNNIEGVSSVHETILCYCRSSDELGSAINRLPYTKEARARYSNPDNDPRGDWMDVSYHGPKAPSERPNLNYVIVHPRTNEEIRPREKSWAYEESVFRKHVSEGRLYWGKDFTYREPRLKKFLSEMSGGIVPRTLLGNKAVGGTSNGRNDLRTIFQDNSGAIFDNPKPASLLRHLLAVGSCPDGIILDFFAGACTTAHAVLELPQEPGGNRKFIMVQLPEPCDEGSEAFKAGYGTIADIGKERIRRVIKRIESERAERADNSTGDLPGMAEERADLDLGFKVFKLDASNIRPWDADFDNLEPALFDAIENIKPDRTEADVLYELLLKYGLDLAVPIERREIAGKTVHIIGAGALIVCLAKDITLDVVEGIAALKEELKPEIMRVVFKDSGFKDDVVKTNAMQILHQAGVEDVKSL